The DNA window CGCTGTACAAGACCGAGGCCGACATGCAGGAGATTCCGCATGGCGTGGCGCATCTGATCCACGGCAGCAGCGAAGGGCGTTTCCACATCACGTATGCACCGGGTCATCTCACGAAGGAAGAGATTGAGCAGGTTGGCTATGGTTACGCGGACTGCGAAGAGATGCAGAAGCGTTATGACCCTGCCGTGATGAAGGAAGGCTGGAACACGATGCCGGATGGCGAGGAAGTGTTCTACATCAGTACGCCTTCGGCTGGTTTGTGGGCCACGAAGGAAAAACTGGACAACCCATCGCGCAAGGACCTGTCGAAGGGCCTTTAGCTATTAGCTCTTGAAAGGAGGGCATATGCAGACATTGGAAGAGCACCGCAATGTCCTCCATGAGGAGCTTCGCAAGTACGACGCGCTTGCCGTGGCATATAGCGGCGGCGTGGACTCCGCCTATCTTGCATGGGAGGCGTTTCAGGTGCTTGGCGACCGCATGGTTGCCGTGATTGCCGATTCGCCTTCGCTGCCGCGTACGCATCTTGCTTTTGCAATGAAGTTTGCAGAAGACAATAAGATTCCTTTGCGCGTGGTGCAGACCAGCGAGATGGATCGTGCGGAGTATGTGCGCAATGATGGGGCGCGTTGCTTTCATTGCAAGGACGAGCTCTTTCTTACGATGGAACGCATGTTGAGCGAGACCGGCATTGCGACGATTGCCTATGGGCGCAATCGCGATGACAGTGGAGATTTTCGCCCGGGTCAGCGTGCGGCTGCGAATCATCATGCGGTGGCGCCGCTTGCCGATGCTTTGCTGGGGAAGCAGGAGATTCGCGCGCTGGCACAGCATTTTGGATTGGAAGTGTGGGATCGCCCTGCATCCGCGTGTCTGTCTTCGCGGCTGGAGTATGGGCGGCCTGTGACGGCAGAAGCGCTGCGGCAGGTGGAAGAGGCGGAAGAGGCTTTGCTCGTGCTTGGGTTCCGACAGCTTCGTGTGCGCCATCATGGTGAGCTGGCACGCGTGGAGATTGAGCGCAGTGAATTGGTGAAGGCGTTATCGCTCGATATGCTTTCGCAGATCACCGCAGCGGTGAAGGCTGCGGGATTCA is part of the Terriglobus sp. RCC_193 genome and encodes:
- the larE gene encoding ATP-dependent sacrificial sulfur transferase LarE, with the protein product MQTLEEHRNVLHEELRKYDALAVAYSGGVDSAYLAWEAFQVLGDRMVAVIADSPSLPRTHLAFAMKFAEDNKIPLRVVQTSEMDRAEYVRNDGARCFHCKDELFLTMERMLSETGIATIAYGRNRDDSGDFRPGQRAAANHHAVAPLADALLGKQEIRALAQHFGLEVWDRPASACLSSRLEYGRPVTAEALRQVEEAEEALLVLGFRQLRVRHHGELARVEIERSELVKALSLDMLSQITAAVKAAGFTYVTLDTEGYRSGSMNALLPVASLLQAGNHAA